A region of uncultured Carboxylicivirga sp. DNA encodes the following proteins:
- a CDS encoding YfiR family protein: MKKLLTIIVLLCLLGVVRAQNYKFQALFMYNIAQRIEWPNLSGEFVIGVIGSKEMHKELESIAEKKQLFGNTIKVVHVSPDELSDKMYHILYLDRSSSTKLNEVDKSVAKRPTLVITDKNGLTGGGINFIDNSSKIEFEIFPTVIKSHQLQLSGSLLNLGIVRE, encoded by the coding sequence ATGAAAAAACTTTTAACAATTATTGTGCTGCTCTGCCTGTTGGGAGTTGTTAGGGCGCAAAATTACAAGTTTCAGGCACTGTTCATGTATAACATTGCTCAACGTATTGAATGGCCTAATTTGTCGGGTGAATTTGTAATTGGTGTTATTGGAAGTAAAGAAATGCATAAGGAGCTCGAATCAATTGCTGAAAAGAAGCAATTATTCGGAAACACGATAAAAGTTGTGCATGTCAGTCCGGATGAACTATCTGATAAAATGTATCACATTTTGTATCTCGATCGTTCGTCAAGTACAAAACTAAATGAAGTGGATAAATCTGTGGCAAAACGACCTACACTTGTAATCACAGATAAAAACGGATTAACCGGAGGTGGAATCAATTTTATTGATAATAGTAGTAAAATTGAATTTGAGATATTTCCAACCGTAATCAAATCACATCAGCTACAACTATCTGGTTCACTTCTTAACCTGGGTATTGTAAGAGAGTAA
- a CDS encoding YwbE family protein, with the protein MMQSGKERKNIKAGIEVAIVLKQDQRSGDLTYGVVKDILTKSSFHPHGIKVRLEDGQVGRVKQIIEE; encoded by the coding sequence ATGATGCAAAGCGGAAAAGAAAGAAAAAATATTAAGGCTGGTATTGAAGTAGCCATTGTATTGAAACAAGACCAGCGAAGTGGGGATCTGACTTATGGAGTAGTGAAAGATATACTTACCAAAAGTTCCTTTCATCCTCATGGAATAAAAGTAAGACTCGAAGATGGTCAGGTTGGAAGGGTAAAACAGATTATTGAAGAGTAA
- a CDS encoding YkgJ family cysteine cluster protein, translating to MQEQIEDYYQLRNEIDSYVDYLWDEHQNHMACKKGCDLCCLDFDVFPVEFDAIKKQIEKEYPEILKADRQKNREGACAYLKNHACTIYNARPIICRTHGFPLVNMNEAGDEWELSFCHLNFTNVEDDYFDDENIFEQDTYNSKLFVLNKAYLEANPGLNYSEKDLVPLKNIMG from the coding sequence ATGCAAGAGCAGATAGAAGACTATTATCAATTGCGCAATGAAATAGATAGTTATGTAGATTATCTTTGGGATGAACATCAAAACCATATGGCATGCAAGAAAGGTTGTGATTTATGCTGTTTGGATTTTGATGTTTTTCCTGTTGAATTTGATGCAATCAAAAAACAGATTGAAAAAGAATATCCTGAAATATTAAAGGCAGATAGACAAAAAAATAGGGAAGGAGCTTGTGCCTACCTTAAGAATCATGCCTGTACCATTTATAATGCACGCCCCATAATTTGTCGTACACATGGTTTTCCGCTGGTTAATATGAATGAAGCGGGAGATGAATGGGAATTATCTTTTTGTCACTTGAATTTTACCAATGTTGAGGATGACTATTTTGATGATGAAAATATTTTTGAGCAAGATACCTATAACAGTAAGCTATTTGTTTTGAATAAAGCATATCTTGAAGCCAATCCAGGCTTAAATTATTCGGAGAAAGATCTGGTTCCTTTAAAAAATATAATGGGTTAA
- a CDS encoding TlpA disulfide reductase family protein, which produces MKILSSLLLVLVLLQSCNVKQNQNSKTIICGKVNNYEELEEYNLVKLYVPDILDTENVFSEIILPDGTFRFEFDIDRPFDVTLDYIRRTRFYITPGDSLFVTIEGKHFINEIESTTAIYKAYQITGNGSTLANEVKNYCAFFEDSINSQYPTYDSLLRVLPPLEFSKYIDLKIKRDISSLHNYTLLNNSSDKLKKWAEDDIKQYNWFYKMKYAWKHPMLNGVDLGKFIRSMPESFYSFINDDNISLNHFTTNWFSEIVREMIVKIQYSVPQGIADSIYNSSVSEWDQINFNVKEFQDKSSGFIKDALVAQYLYHEIKVHNLKNIEGIYTVNLIEDEYLNSKLNKAYEKEKKLVEDAGSDNGNLSVKKFNNDFLTELVTQYQGKVIYIDFWAPWCGPCMDEMPYSISLKERVKDKDIVFVYAGCECTEDQWRLTIEEKGIKGENYLLEKKDFQEMAKVFGISGIPHFALINKEGEIIYANAPRPSNTEEIMEAFDEVLEL; this is translated from the coding sequence ATGAAGATACTAAGTTCGTTGTTATTAGTATTGGTTTTACTTCAATCATGTAATGTTAAACAGAATCAGAATTCAAAAACAATTATTTGCGGTAAAGTAAATAATTATGAAGAGCTGGAAGAGTACAATCTTGTTAAACTATATGTTCCTGATATTTTAGATACAGAAAATGTGTTCTCAGAAATTATTTTACCAGATGGAACATTCCGATTTGAATTCGATATTGACAGACCTTTTGATGTTACACTGGATTATATCAGACGCACCAGATTTTATATAACACCGGGCGATAGTTTATTTGTAACAATTGAGGGTAAACATTTTATTAATGAAATTGAGAGTACTACTGCCATTTATAAGGCCTATCAGATTACCGGTAATGGAAGTACGCTGGCAAATGAGGTTAAGAACTATTGTGCGTTTTTTGAAGATTCCATTAATAGTCAGTATCCAACCTATGATAGTCTGCTAAGAGTTTTACCCCCACTCGAATTCTCTAAATATATAGATTTAAAGATTAAGAGAGATATCTCAAGCCTGCATAATTATACCCTATTAAATAATTCTTCAGACAAGTTAAAGAAATGGGCCGAAGATGACATTAAACAATACAACTGGTTTTATAAGATGAAGTATGCATGGAAACATCCAATGCTTAACGGGGTGGATTTAGGCAAGTTTATTCGATCTATGCCTGAATCATTCTATTCATTTATTAACGACGATAATATTTCCTTAAATCATTTTACAACTAATTGGTTTAGTGAGATTGTAAGGGAAATGATTGTTAAGATTCAATATTCAGTACCACAAGGAATTGCAGATAGTATATATAATAGTAGTGTAAGTGAGTGGGATCAAATTAACTTTAATGTTAAGGAGTTTCAGGATAAAAGTTCTGGATTTATAAAGGATGCATTGGTGGCTCAATACCTATATCATGAAATTAAAGTTCATAATCTGAAAAATATTGAAGGAATTTATACTGTTAATTTGATTGAAGATGAATATTTGAATTCGAAATTGAACAAAGCTTATGAAAAGGAAAAAAAGCTTGTTGAAGATGCTGGTTCAGACAATGGAAATTTAAGCGTTAAGAAATTTAATAATGATTTTCTTACCGAATTGGTTACACAGTATCAGGGCAAGGTAATTTATATTGATTTTTGGGCTCCTTGGTGTGGGCCTTGTATGGATGAGATGCCTTATTCGATTAGTTTAAAAGAGCGTGTGAAAGATAAAGATATTGTTTTTGTATACGCAGGGTGTGAATGTACAGAAGATCAATGGCGTTTAACAATAGAAGAAAAAGGAATCAAAGGAGAGAATTATTTACTTGAAAAAAAGGATTTTCAAGAAATGGCAAAAGTGTTTGGTATTTCAGGAATACCTCATTTTGCTTTAATCAATAAAGAGGGAGAAATTATTTATGCCAATGCACCCCGACCATCAAATACTGAGGAAATTATGGAAGCATTTGATGAGGTATTGGAATTATAA
- a CDS encoding glycosyltransferase family 2 protein, with translation MNPLVSIITIVYNGEETLQKTIDSIACQSYSDIEYIVVDGGSADSTVDIIKANEKCIARWISEPDEGLYDAMNKGMEMATGDYLWFINSGDEIYDSETLSNLFINDAWADVYYGDTVMIDKEGKVIGERRLQPPATLSWTDFKKGMLVSHQSIIVSAKIAEKYNTKYRFSADFEWCLLALKKAQKVVNSNRVLSRFLDGGITKQNIIPGLKERFVIMHRYFGLGSTIKHHIPIAFRFFSYVIKHKRF, from the coding sequence TTGAATCCTTTAGTTAGCATTATTACGATCGTTTATAACGGAGAAGAAACGCTTCAGAAGACCATTGACAGTATAGCTTGTCAAAGCTATAGTGATATTGAATATATTGTTGTTGACGGAGGTTCTGCTGATAGTACTGTTGATATTATAAAAGCTAACGAAAAATGTATTGCCAGGTGGATCAGTGAACCCGATGAAGGTTTGTATGACGCCATGAACAAAGGTATGGAAATGGCTACAGGCGATTACCTTTGGTTTATCAATTCGGGTGATGAGATTTATGATTCTGAAACGTTATCCAATTTATTTATAAATGATGCATGGGCCGACGTGTACTATGGCGATACAGTAATGATAGACAAAGAAGGAAAAGTTATTGGAGAACGACGGTTGCAACCGCCGGCAACTCTTAGCTGGACTGATTTTAAAAAAGGCATGCTGGTTAGTCATCAGTCTATCATTGTGTCTGCAAAGATTGCCGAAAAGTATAATACCAAATATCGTTTTTCGGCCGATTTTGAATGGTGTTTGCTTGCGCTTAAAAAGGCACAAAAAGTGGTAAACAGTAATAGGGTACTTTCGCGCTTTCTCGACGGAGGAATAACCAAACAAAACATTATTCCCGGTTTAAAAGAACGCTTCGTTATTATGCATCGCTACTTTGGTTTGGGTTCTACTATTAAACACCATATACCTATCGCATTTCGATTTTTTAGTTATGTAATAAAACATAAGCGATTTTAA
- the nadB gene encoding L-aspartate oxidase, producing MKREYDFLVIGSGIAGLSYALKVAKFGKVAVVSKTELKETNTAYAQGGIASVMYEPDTFEKHISDTLIAGDGLCNTEAVRKVVAEAPEQIKQLLQWGTDFDKNKDGLYDLHREGGHSEHRILHHKDNTGAEIQRALIEEVRSHKSIDILEYHFAVDIITQHHMGKVTEPWMRDIECYGAYVLNKTTGAIETILAKTTMMATGGIGSVYQTTTNPLIATGDGIAMVFRAKGIIENMEFVQFHPTSLYNLSERPSFLITEAMRGYGGILRRLNGEEFMEEYDERGCLAPRDIVARAIDNELKMSGDEYVYLDVTHKPAEETKAHFPTIYNKCISLGIDITKDMIPVVPAAHYLCGGIKVDLNGRSSINHLYATGECASTGLHGANRLASNSLVEALVFSDAAAKDAAEAIKNIEINQRIPDWNDEGTSHPEEMILITQSNREVQQIMSKYVGIVRSNIRLNRAYDRLEVLYRETENLFQDSKVSEKICHLRNKINVGYLIIKMARKRKESRGLHYTIDYPDKLED from the coding sequence ATGAAAAGGGAATACGACTTTTTGGTTATTGGTTCAGGTATTGCAGGTCTAAGTTATGCACTGAAAGTAGCCAAATTTGGTAAAGTTGCGGTTGTTAGTAAAACCGAACTGAAAGAAACCAATACTGCTTATGCGCAGGGAGGAATTGCATCGGTGATGTACGAACCTGATACCTTTGAGAAACATATTAGTGATACTTTGATTGCAGGTGATGGGTTATGCAATACTGAAGCCGTTCGTAAAGTTGTAGCCGAAGCTCCAGAGCAAATCAAACAATTGCTTCAGTGGGGAACCGATTTTGATAAAAACAAAGATGGTTTGTATGACTTGCACCGCGAAGGTGGTCACTCTGAACATCGGATTTTACATCATAAAGACAATACAGGAGCTGAGATTCAGCGGGCACTAATCGAAGAAGTTCGTTCTCATAAATCCATTGATATATTAGAATATCATTTTGCTGTTGACATTATTACCCAGCATCATATGGGTAAAGTTACTGAGCCGTGGATGAGAGACATAGAGTGTTATGGTGCGTATGTTTTGAATAAAACAACCGGAGCTATCGAAACTATTCTGGCGAAAACAACCATGATGGCAACCGGAGGTATTGGTAGTGTTTATCAAACAACCACCAACCCACTGATTGCAACGGGTGATGGCATTGCAATGGTCTTTAGGGCAAAGGGTATTATCGAAAACATGGAATTTGTGCAGTTTCATCCCACTTCATTATATAATTTGTCCGAACGACCATCCTTCCTGATTACTGAGGCAATGAGAGGTTATGGTGGTATTCTTCGTCGTTTGAACGGTGAAGAATTTATGGAAGAGTATGATGAGCGTGGTTGTCTGGCTCCACGGGATATTGTTGCAAGAGCCATCGATAACGAATTGAAAATGTCGGGCGATGAATATGTTTATCTGGATGTTACTCATAAACCGGCTGAAGAGACAAAGGCTCATTTCCCTACTATTTATAATAAATGTATAAGCTTGGGTATTGATATTACCAAGGATATGATACCCGTTGTGCCGGCGGCCCATTATTTATGTGGAGGAATTAAAGTGGACCTGAATGGTCGCAGCTCAATTAATCATTTGTATGCTACCGGAGAATGCGCCAGCACCGGATTGCACGGAGCCAATCGCTTAGCGAGTAATTCGCTTGTTGAAGCATTGGTTTTTTCTGATGCTGCTGCAAAAGATGCTGCCGAAGCCATTAAAAATATTGAAATAAATCAGCGCATACCCGACTGGAACGATGAAGGTACTTCCCATCCTGAGGAGATGATTCTGATCACTCAATCCAACAGGGAAGTGCAGCAGATTATGAGTAAATATGTGGGCATCGTTCGTTCCAATATTCGCTTAAACAGAGCTTATGACCGGTTGGAAGTTTTGTATCGCGAAACAGAAAACCTATTTCAGGATTCAAAAGTGTCAGAGAAAATTTGTCATTTGCGAAACAAGATCAATGTAGGGTATCTGATAATTAAGATGGCCCGTAAAAGAAAAGAAAGTCGCGGATTACATTATACCATTGATTATCCGGATAAATTGGAAGATTAA
- a CDS encoding DUF4249 domain-containing protein, which yields MLRKIISGFVLILIAYSCIEPYSLNIDGYDNLLVVDALITDENVAHTVLLRRSTTNIEEESPYESGASVYVTNSSGQQYYFAEFSPGTYKSDSTELIVKQGDKFILHIQTSDGNTYQSDECEILAKTEIDKVYFSKNTEWDENDEYENVGISIYLDGSASESAYVRWKYEEDWKFKTPFPERYAFDEDEELVELPIENYYCWKHKSSNNINVYSFGDQVGGDINSREINFITTGLNDRLTIRYSINVKQLSISREEYEYWRKLSESTEAVGDVFAKQPFSLAGNIHNLNNDSEPVLGYFQTGSVVSKRLYINTDDIKDFDVPMYSIYDNCSLDTARIDGVTYFTIYEVYVGKVVNGNWNFYDPIYDEMGFSVVAMLLSSQICSDCTVRGAINPPNFWEEE from the coding sequence ATGCTTCGGAAAATCATTTCTGGTTTTGTTCTCATTCTAATTGCCTATTCCTGTATTGAACCATATAGTCTGAATATTGATGGCTATGATAATTTATTGGTAGTAGATGCTTTAATTACCGATGAAAATGTGGCTCATACAGTTTTACTTCGTCGCTCTACAACCAATATCGAAGAAGAATCTCCATATGAATCAGGTGCATCGGTATATGTAACCAATTCAAGCGGTCAGCAATATTATTTTGCTGAATTCAGTCCTGGAACTTATAAGTCGGATAGTACAGAGTTGATTGTGAAACAAGGTGATAAGTTCATTTTACATATCCAGACTTCAGATGGAAATACTTATCAATCGGATGAATGCGAGATTCTGGCAAAAACTGAAATTGACAAGGTCTATTTCAGTAAGAATACCGAATGGGACGAGAATGATGAGTATGAGAATGTAGGAATTAGCATTTACCTTGATGGATCTGCCAGTGAAAGTGCATACGTCAGATGGAAATACGAGGAAGACTGGAAATTTAAAACTCCATTCCCTGAAAGATATGCCTTTGATGAAGATGAAGAATTAGTTGAATTACCTATTGAGAATTATTATTGTTGGAAGCATAAATCATCCAATAATATCAATGTTTATTCTTTCGGAGATCAGGTGGGAGGTGATATTAATAGCAGAGAAATCAATTTTATTACAACCGGACTAAACGATAGATTGACAATTAGATATTCGATTAATGTAAAACAACTTTCTATCTCAAGAGAAGAATATGAATACTGGAGAAAGTTATCTGAATCTACAGAGGCTGTTGGTGATGTTTTTGCCAAACAACCCTTTTCTTTGGCAGGTAATATTCATAATTTAAATAATGATAGTGAGCCTGTATTAGGATATTTTCAAACCGGATCAGTTGTGTCAAAACGTTTATACATTAATACCGATGATATAAAGGATTTTGATGTGCCAATGTATAGTATTTATGATAATTGTTCACTCGACACAGCAAGAATAGATGGAGTTACTTACTTTACAATTTATGAAGTTTATGTTGGTAAAGTGGTAAATGGCAACTGGAATTTTTATGATCCTATTTATGATGAGATGGGATTTTCTGTTGTTGCTATGTTGTTATCGAGTCAAATATGTTCGGATTGCACAGTGAGGGGAGCGATCAATCCACCGAATTTCTGGGAAGAAGAATAA
- a CDS encoding TonB-dependent receptor, which yields MKKALILVCFTILALSGFSQTTEIVTDSISFDQSIEYLEKNSGYHFFYSPEWSKDVYFKDFPKNIAPESAIRWIAQKVALNYSIIDEINVVFLKDYSLKTNYAATYLKYLEQKEAFVRDTIQYEAPKKQIDEEVEISKEYQLFTIGSPSKNTYTKTATLSGKVSDIENGEALVGTVVYIEDLKNGTVSNMYGHYSFTIPKGRYKVEFRSVGMKTTYRNIVIHSDGNLDVEMRQETTALKEVTITAKSEDPVRNLRMGMEKISMKTLKQLPLGMGEPDIIKSTLLLPGVQIVGEASSGFNVRGGSTDQNLILLNEAPIVNTSHFFGFFSGFNSDLVKDITLYKSGIPAKYGGRVSSVMDLTLKDGNRKHFKTYGGISPVSGRLIAEGPLKKDKGSFIIGARTTYSDWVLNLLDDAKLSKSKAKFHDLQGNFSYDIDDKNSIYLSGYYSYDNFDYYTEDAFEYSTMASTLKWKHIFSPKLFSTTSALVSNYEYNIESRTDSTQLNSVKYNLNQYGFKSDFSYRSSKNHKIDFGLNSILYQLSPGTRNPIGDESLISAKTIEDERAMEAALYISDEFDLTHFMSVSAGLRWSFYTNFGPKTEYNYQNGLPRTEESIVDTTHHSSGPISFYSGPEFRFSSNIRLSNTSSMKIGYNRMYQYIQMISNTAAMSPTDIWKLSDRYLKPQRGDQFSIGYYKKLRNNTIEASVETYYKYLKNIIDYKGGAQLTMNEHLETDVLNGIGKAYGVEVMLQKKTGKLTGWINYTYSRVQHKIDGDYQEEKVNNGDYFSANYDKPHDFKFVTNYKLSRRLNVSSNFFYSTGRPFTAPVAYYDLGGSQRIYYSDRNSFRMPDYIRLDLAATVNGNLVAKKLNHSSWTFAVYNVLGRKNAYNVFFRTEGDQVKGYKMSIFGQPIFTVTYNFKLFGNAKDDF from the coding sequence ATGAAAAAAGCTTTAATACTGGTATGTTTCACTATACTCGCACTTTCGGGATTCAGTCAAACAACAGAGATTGTAACCGATTCAATTTCGTTTGATCAATCCATTGAATATCTTGAAAAGAACTCAGGCTATCACTTTTTTTACAGTCCTGAGTGGAGTAAGGATGTATATTTTAAGGACTTCCCAAAAAATATTGCACCAGAAAGTGCCATTAGGTGGATTGCACAAAAAGTCGCACTTAACTATTCCATTATCGATGAAATAAATGTTGTTTTTCTAAAAGACTATTCACTAAAAACAAACTATGCTGCAACCTATCTGAAATACCTCGAACAGAAGGAGGCATTTGTAAGAGATACCATCCAATATGAAGCTCCGAAAAAGCAAATTGATGAGGAAGTTGAAATAAGCAAAGAATATCAATTATTTACGATTGGTAGTCCTTCGAAAAACACCTATACAAAAACAGCTACTCTTAGTGGTAAAGTTTCAGATATTGAGAATGGTGAAGCCTTGGTTGGAACAGTAGTATATATTGAAGATCTGAAAAACGGAACTGTCTCTAACATGTATGGCCATTATTCTTTTACCATACCAAAAGGAAGATACAAGGTTGAATTTCGTTCTGTTGGGATGAAAACCACTTACCGAAATATTGTAATACATTCTGATGGCAACCTTGACGTTGAGATGAGACAAGAAACAACGGCATTAAAAGAGGTAACAATCACAGCCAAAAGTGAAGATCCGGTTCGTAACCTTCGAATGGGTATGGAAAAAATATCCATGAAAACGCTCAAACAATTACCATTAGGTATGGGTGAACCTGATATCATTAAAAGTACCTTGTTACTTCCAGGTGTTCAGATTGTAGGAGAGGCATCCAGTGGTTTTAATGTTCGTGGAGGAAGTACGGATCAAAACCTGATTCTTTTAAATGAAGCACCTATTGTAAATACCTCCCATTTCTTTGGTTTTTTCTCTGGTTTCAACTCAGATCTGGTTAAGGATATCACACTTTATAAAAGTGGAATACCTGCCAAATATGGTGGTAGAGTATCATCTGTGATGGATTTGACTCTGAAAGATGGCAATCGCAAGCATTTTAAAACATATGGAGGCATTAGCCCGGTATCCGGACGATTGATAGCGGAAGGACCTCTGAAAAAGGACAAAGGTTCATTTATTATTGGAGCCCGAACTACCTATTCTGATTGGGTTCTGAACTTGCTTGACGATGCTAAGCTTAGTAAAAGCAAAGCCAAATTTCATGATCTTCAGGGTAATTTCTCTTATGACATTGATGATAAAAACAGCATTTATTTATCAGGTTATTACAGCTACGACAATTTCGATTATTACACTGAAGACGCCTTTGAGTATTCAACCATGGCATCTACCCTTAAATGGAAACATATCTTTAGTCCGAAGTTATTCTCAACCACTTCGGCTCTGGTTAGCAATTACGAGTATAATATTGAATCCCGTACCGATTCTACTCAGCTTAATTCAGTGAAGTATAATCTGAATCAATATGGCTTTAAATCGGATTTCTCTTACCGCTCAAGTAAGAATCATAAAATTGATTTTGGATTAAATTCAATTTTATATCAACTATCTCCGGGAACTCGTAACCCTATTGGTGATGAGTCATTGATATCTGCTAAAACCATTGAAGACGAGCGGGCAATGGAGGCTGCTCTGTACATTAGCGACGAATTTGATCTAACCCATTTCATGTCTGTGTCGGCAGGATTACGTTGGTCGTTTTACACCAATTTCGGTCCGAAAACAGAATATAACTACCAAAACGGATTACCAAGAACGGAAGAGTCAATTGTTGACACAACACATCATTCATCCGGACCAATCAGTTTTTATTCTGGACCTGAATTTCGCTTTTCATCCAACATCCGCTTGAGTAACACAAGCTCAATGAAAATCGGTTATAACCGGATGTATCAGTATATTCAGATGATTTCGAATACGGCTGCAATGTCACCTACCGATATCTGGAAACTAAGCGATCGTTATCTGAAACCTCAACGTGGTGATCAATTCTCTATTGGATACTACAAAAAGCTACGTAACAACACCATCGAGGCTTCTGTTGAAACATATTACAAATACCTGAAAAACATTATTGATTACAAGGGTGGTGCACAGCTTACCATGAATGAACATCTGGAAACGGATGTTTTAAACGGCATTGGAAAAGCATATGGTGTAGAAGTTATGCTACAGAAGAAGACCGGTAAACTAACCGGTTGGATCAACTATACTTATTCGAGGGTACAGCATAAGATTGATGGAGATTATCAGGAAGAGAAAGTAAATAATGGAGACTACTTCTCTGCTAATTACGACAAACCACATGATTTTAAGTTTGTAACTAATTATAAGCTTAGCAGGCGACTTAATGTGTCAAGTAATTTCTTTTACAGCACTGGCAGACCATTTACAGCTCCGGTTGCCTATTACGATTTAGGTGGATCTCAACGTATTTATTATTCCGATCGTAATTCATTTAGAATGCCTGATTATATCCGGCTTGATTTAGCAGCAACGGTAAACGGAAACCTGGTAGCTAAAAAGTTAAATCATAGCTCCTGGACTTTTGCTGTATATAATGTTTTAGGAAGAAAAAATGCATATAATGTATTCTTCAGAACTGAAGGAGATCAGGTAAAAGGTTATAAGATGTCAATTTTTGGTCAACCTATTTTTACTGTCACTTATAACTTTAAGTTATTTGGCAATGCTAAAGATGATTTTTAA